A window from Balearica regulorum gibbericeps isolate bBalReg1 chromosome 1, bBalReg1.pri, whole genome shotgun sequence encodes these proteins:
- the ZNF800 gene encoding zinc finger protein 800 isoform X1, with translation MPLRDKCCQTDHHHHGCCEPVHLLEPGDPPLLQQPLQTSKSGIQQIIECFRSGTKQLKHILLKDVDTIFECKLCRSLFRGLPNLITHKKFYCPPSLQMDDNLPDINDKQSQAINDLLEAIYPRVDKQEYIIKLEPIETNQNAVFQYVSRTDSPDENTESSSTPDQAPVQIQEPSTEQPKTVSAPAPVPAGETVELPPADPITNKVIPTPEEQPPVANPELDSLDNSDFGHQLICCLCRKEFHSRRSVRRHIRKVHKKKMEELKKYIETKKKPNQCSTKGRNKNVLVTLGRSCPVCYKSFATKANVRRHFDEVHRGLRRDSITPDIATKPGQPLFLDTVSAKNSFKTRKQKSSSKAEYNLTACKCLLCKRKYSSQIMLKRHMQIVHKITLSGKNSKREKGSNNTANGTEIKVKVEPADSVEPSPPSIALSLQNELKGTNHSNEKKSTPSAQKNKVKQDPENPKSTSKSTCKSTSKSTSKSTNASAAGGQQKTRKPKLSAGFDFKQLYCKLCKRQFTSKQNLTKHIELHTDGNNIYVKYYRCPLCSYETRRKRDVIRHITVVHKKSPRYLGKITASLEIRAIKKPIDLVLNKVTKRGPQRDETKQIVSKQDVTSNSPNKKYEGADVGIEVKVTKNFSLHRCNRCGKAFARKAFLEHHKKTHKANVSHSPEENKTKGRSTRSKAVVW, from the exons ATGCCTCTAAGGGACAAGTGTTGTCAGACTGACCACCATCACCATGGATGCTGTGAACCAG tGCATCTGTTGGAACCTGGTGATCCTCCATTATTACAGCAGCCTCTGCAAACATCAAAATCCGGTATTCAACAAATCATTGAGTGTTTTCGATCAG GAACTAAACAACTAAAACATATCTTGTTAAAAGATGTGGATACCATTTTTGAGTGTAAATTGTGCCGGAGTCTCTTCAGAGGATTACCGAATTTAATTACTCATAAAAAGTTTTATTGTCCTCCAAGTCTCCAGATGGATGATA ACCTCCCAGATATAAATGATAAACAGAGTCAAGCCATAAATGACCTCCTGGAAGCAATCTATCCAAGGGTAGATAAGCAAGAATACATAATTAAATTGGAACCTATAGAAACTAATCAGAATGCTGTATTTCAATACGTATCAAGGACTGATAGCCCAGATGAGAACACAGAAAGTAGTAGTACCCCTGATCAAGCTCCAGTACAGATACAGGAACCCAGCACTGAGCAACCCAAGACTGtttcagctccagccccagTCCCAGCTGGGGAGACTGTAGAATTACCTCCTGCTGATCCCATTACAAACAAGGTGATACCTACTCCTGAAGAACAGCCTCCAGTAGCAAATCCTGAGCTGGACTCTCTGGATAATTCTGATTTTGGCCACCAGTTGATATGTTGTCTTTGTAGGAAAGAATTTCACTCCAGACGCAGTGTACGCCGGCACATTCGAAAAGTGcacaaaaaaaagatggaagagcTGAAGAAGTACATAGAAAcgaaaaagaaaccaaatcaGTGCTCCACAAAAGGACGAAATAAGAATGTTCTTGTAACATTAGGCAGAAGTTGTCCTGTATGTTATAAATCATTTGCTACAAAAGCCAACGTAAGGAGGCATTTTGATGAAGTTCATAGAGGATTAAGAAGGGATTCCATTACTCCTGATATAGCTACAAAGCCTGGGCAACCTTTGTTCTTGGATACAGTTTCTgctaaaaattcttttaagaCCCGAAAACAAAAGTCGTCTTCAAAGGCTGAATACAATTTAACTGCATGCAAATGCCTTCTGTGCAAGAGAAAATATAGTTCACAAATAATGCTGAAAAGGCACATGCAAATTGTTCACAAGATAACTCTTTCTGGAAAGAACtctaaaagagagaaaggatcCAACAATACTGCCAatggcacagaaataaaagtaaaagtTGAACCAGCAGATTCTGTAGAACCTTCACCCCCATCCATTGCCCTTTCTCTGCAGAATGAATTAAAGGGAACAAATcattcaaatgagaaaaagagcACACCgtcagcacagaaaaataaagttaaacaGGATCCTGAAAACCCTAAATCAACTTCTAAATCAACCTGTAAATCAACCTCTAAATCAACCTCTAAATCAACCAATGCATCTGCTGCAGGTGGCCAGCAAAAAACCAGGAAGCCAAAACTTTCAGCTGGCTTTGACTTCAAGCAGCTTTACTGTAAACTCTGTAAACGCCAATTTACTTCTAAACAGAACTTGACAAAACACATTGAATTACACACAGATGGAAATAACATTTATGTTAAATACTACAGGTGTCCACTCTGCTCTTACGAAACACGTCGCAAACGTGATGTGATAAGGCATATAACTGTAGTTCATAAAAAGTCACCACGCTACCTTGGGAAAATAACTGCAAGTTTAGAAATTAGAGCAATAAAAAAGCCAATTGATCTTGTTCTAAATAAGGTGACAAAAAGAGGCCCTCAGAGggatgaaacaaaacagattgTTTCAAAACAGGATGTCACCTCTAATTCTCCCAATAAAAAGTATGAAGGAGCTGATGTTGGCATTGAagtaaaagtaacaaaaaactTTTCTCTGCACCGATGCAATAGATGTGGGAAAGCCTTTgccagaaaagcttttctagAACATCAtaagaaaacccacaaagcaaATGTATCTCATTCACCcgaagaaaataaaaccaaaggcAGAAGTACAAGATCTAAAGCTGTTGtctggtga
- the ZNF800 gene encoding zinc finger protein 800 isoform X2, producing the protein MPLRDKCCQTDHHHHGCCEPVHLLEPGDPPLLQQPLQTSKSGIQQIIECFRSGTKQLKHILLKDVDTIFECKLCRSLFRGLPNLITHKKFYCPPSLQMDDNLPDINDKQSQAINDLLEAIYPRVDKQEYIIKLEPIETNQNAVFQYVSRTDSPDENTESSSTPDQAPVQIQEPSTEQPKTVSAPAPVPAGETVELPPADPITNKVIPTPEEQPPVANPELDSLDNSDFGHQLICCLCRKEFHSRRSVRRHIRKVHKKKMEELKKYIETKKKPNQCSTKGRNKNVLVTLGRSCPVCYKSFATKANVRRHFDEVHRGLRRDSITPDIATKPGQPLFLDTVSAKNSFKTRKQKSSSKAEYNLTACKCLLCKRKYSSQIMLKRHMQIVHKITLSGKNSKREKGSNNTANGTEIKVKVEPADSVEPSPPSIALSLQNELKGTNHSNEKKSTPSAQKNKVKQDPENPKSTSKSTCKSTSKSTSKSTNASAAGGQQKTRKPKLSAGFDFKQLYCKLCKRQFTSKQNLTKHIELHTDGNNIYVKYYRCPLCSYETRRKRDVIRHITVVHKKSPRYLGKITASLEIRAIKKPIDLVLNKVTKRGPQRDETKQIVSKQDVTSNSPNKKYEGADVGIEVKVTKNFSLHRCNRCGKAFARKAFLEHHKKTHKANVSHSPEENKTKGRSTRSKAVV; encoded by the exons ATGCCTCTAAGGGACAAGTGTTGTCAGACTGACCACCATCACCATGGATGCTGTGAACCAG tGCATCTGTTGGAACCTGGTGATCCTCCATTATTACAGCAGCCTCTGCAAACATCAAAATCCGGTATTCAACAAATCATTGAGTGTTTTCGATCAG GAACTAAACAACTAAAACATATCTTGTTAAAAGATGTGGATACCATTTTTGAGTGTAAATTGTGCCGGAGTCTCTTCAGAGGATTACCGAATTTAATTACTCATAAAAAGTTTTATTGTCCTCCAAGTCTCCAGATGGATGATA ACCTCCCAGATATAAATGATAAACAGAGTCAAGCCATAAATGACCTCCTGGAAGCAATCTATCCAAGGGTAGATAAGCAAGAATACATAATTAAATTGGAACCTATAGAAACTAATCAGAATGCTGTATTTCAATACGTATCAAGGACTGATAGCCCAGATGAGAACACAGAAAGTAGTAGTACCCCTGATCAAGCTCCAGTACAGATACAGGAACCCAGCACTGAGCAACCCAAGACTGtttcagctccagccccagTCCCAGCTGGGGAGACTGTAGAATTACCTCCTGCTGATCCCATTACAAACAAGGTGATACCTACTCCTGAAGAACAGCCTCCAGTAGCAAATCCTGAGCTGGACTCTCTGGATAATTCTGATTTTGGCCACCAGTTGATATGTTGTCTTTGTAGGAAAGAATTTCACTCCAGACGCAGTGTACGCCGGCACATTCGAAAAGTGcacaaaaaaaagatggaagagcTGAAGAAGTACATAGAAAcgaaaaagaaaccaaatcaGTGCTCCACAAAAGGACGAAATAAGAATGTTCTTGTAACATTAGGCAGAAGTTGTCCTGTATGTTATAAATCATTTGCTACAAAAGCCAACGTAAGGAGGCATTTTGATGAAGTTCATAGAGGATTAAGAAGGGATTCCATTACTCCTGATATAGCTACAAAGCCTGGGCAACCTTTGTTCTTGGATACAGTTTCTgctaaaaattcttttaagaCCCGAAAACAAAAGTCGTCTTCAAAGGCTGAATACAATTTAACTGCATGCAAATGCCTTCTGTGCAAGAGAAAATATAGTTCACAAATAATGCTGAAAAGGCACATGCAAATTGTTCACAAGATAACTCTTTCTGGAAAGAACtctaaaagagagaaaggatcCAACAATACTGCCAatggcacagaaataaaagtaaaagtTGAACCAGCAGATTCTGTAGAACCTTCACCCCCATCCATTGCCCTTTCTCTGCAGAATGAATTAAAGGGAACAAATcattcaaatgagaaaaagagcACACCgtcagcacagaaaaataaagttaaacaGGATCCTGAAAACCCTAAATCAACTTCTAAATCAACCTGTAAATCAACCTCTAAATCAACCTCTAAATCAACCAATGCATCTGCTGCAGGTGGCCAGCAAAAAACCAGGAAGCCAAAACTTTCAGCTGGCTTTGACTTCAAGCAGCTTTACTGTAAACTCTGTAAACGCCAATTTACTTCTAAACAGAACTTGACAAAACACATTGAATTACACACAGATGGAAATAACATTTATGTTAAATACTACAGGTGTCCACTCTGCTCTTACGAAACACGTCGCAAACGTGATGTGATAAGGCATATAACTGTAGTTCATAAAAAGTCACCACGCTACCTTGGGAAAATAACTGCAAGTTTAGAAATTAGAGCAATAAAAAAGCCAATTGATCTTGTTCTAAATAAGGTGACAAAAAGAGGCCCTCAGAGggatgaaacaaaacagattgTTTCAAAACAGGATGTCACCTCTAATTCTCCCAATAAAAAGTATGAAGGAGCTGATGTTGGCATTGAagtaaaagtaacaaaaaactTTTCTCTGCACCGATGCAATAGATGTGGGAAAGCCTTTgccagaaaagcttttctagAACATCAtaagaaaacccacaaagcaaATGTATCTCATTCACCcgaagaaaataaaaccaaaggcAGAAGTACAAGATCTAAAGCTGTTGtctg A